Part of the Drosophila biarmipes strain raj3 unplaced genomic scaffold, RU_DBia_V1.1 ptg000017l, whole genome shotgun sequence genome is shown below.
GCTGTTGATCGAAACGTAAGGTGCGATACTTCTTATGAAATCATTAAGTTGGTTCGAGAATATAAAGGCGAAGAAGATAGTTATGTTAGCTGGAGAGATTCGGCGGAAATAGCAATGGGACAATACAAAAGGGGcagtgaaaaatacttttcggcaCTATCTATTCTATGAAAGAAAATTACAGGCATTGGCAATGATGCTTTAACTCATAATGGAACTGTATTGAATTTTGACGCCATAATGGCAAGattagattttgtttttagtgacaagcgacctatacatattttagaacagGACTTAAGTGTATTAAGTCAGGAGAAATTAGCgattatggaattttataatttggtaaataaaaaattaactctcttgattaacaaaaccattatgacacataggaggaataagccaattacatctgaacttaatgaaaaacatagaaagGCAGCACTACAAGTGTTCATAACTGGCCTTAACGGCCATATCtcagatgtaatatttttaatgaatccACCCGATTTACCGAATGCAATGGTAATAGTAAAAGAACTTGATAGCAACAGTTTGAGGGCCCAATTTgcgaacaattttatatcatcacagcgcaagactaatgagtcaaacttatatgggcaacaaaactcaaataacAAACCAAGACAATATAacactaataataatatatatatatatatggacgttgatgcacttcgaacagtgcacttcgaacagtacaaacaagttgcccaacgacaccaagctcgtgcttgttacgcgcggggcccttttatcaatttgggcaaaaaatgcgagttcgcgaggaacatatatacataaaacaaatagagacggaacacaaatgaaaatataaagcataactaagaattaagcaaatgagttaaaattaaatgatacaGTTTATTATacttattacatagaacgcgaaagggctcgtgcaaacaaaaatttgatgtacatcgtggcaaatttagaggataataatttcgtgttagtctaacgggaacgttgaatgttaggcggtttaaaagttctgcagaatcaatgtcacctcttataagattttgtataaaaatagtaccaagcattgttctacgatttacaagtgtaggtaaattaagcaattgtaatctactctcgtaggaaggaagccttacgttttgatcccagttcaaactacgcggggtaaataaaagaaattttttttgtaccgactgaATACGGTCgtcgaacaatattccaaaaaaggACGGACAacggaggtaaataataatttggtcgtataagggtcatcaaattcttttgaccaacgctttataaacccaagaacactcatggctttgttaacagtggacataatgtggcagtcaaatttaagtttagggtcaagaagaacacctaaatcgttaactgaataaatacggtcaagtggcgtatttttaagaaagtaactgataaacgtaggagtacccatataaaaagtcataacgttgcattttaggcagttcaaattaaaaaggttgtactcacaccatccatgaaaacaatcaatatccgactgtaagttaaatcccgacgctatatcaatatatgataagcaaagcttaacatcatcagcatacattattacacgagaatgtgttatgattgagggaagataataaacaaagtaaacagcaaagggcccaaatgactaccctgaggcactccagatgtcacgtagatcaattttgaaacagcattcttgaatataaccctctgagtcctaccaagtaacttgaaatccaagataatagattaccaggaaacccaagctgatctaatttaaataaaagaagtgagtggttaacggaggcaaaggccttactaaatctgtatatacaatgtcagtctgcatttttttcttaaactcatttattacaatagatgacaattcaagaaggttgatgtatgtcgatcttcgcttaacaaaaccatgctgacacagTGATATAAGCGACGAACATatatgttgcaaatgagaagtgataatacgttcaaatgctttaggaattgccgacaatttagaaatacctctataattttggacATCCGCCTTCCCCctttttttatggagtggaataataaaagagtccttccagatagaaggaaaactgatgatgaaatagacaaattaaaaagtttaagaatcggtttacaaatggttgacgcacaaaacttaagcacacatccaggaagtccatctggaccgggagaataagttggcgttgttgttgctaaatctcttacgagagagctttcggtgattacagaggaagatatacaattttccctatttaagggattagggtagttcgAATTTGActaagctgtcgaactatgagtagtttggaaaaacttagcaaataaatcagcgatttcagaatccgtcgatgcctccattgagtatagacgtaccgatgaaggcaatgcagatgccttacgcttggcattaacaaaattgtaaaactgtttcggatcgtttgaaaattcaaattaacatcgacttagatacatagagtagcaatgactgttgagaacattaaaatctgttcgagccacaacatatttcgaaaaatctgctggtctacccgattttttatactttttataagtgttagatttaaggtttttaagtttttgaagcgcattggtcaAACAAGGAtacctgtttaggtttgaaaccGATCAGGTACGcgttcattaaaaaacgtatttaagactgtatagaataattcagtggcactttcaatgtctgtacaattgtacaagtctgtccaattataatgagaaatcatatcgttaagtttattatagttacatttacgaaaacatctcttTTTAGTTGCAGAAACTAAAGGaaagagggtatcagagcaggggaggccaATTTCCacttccatagttggatgatatgggtcttcaggtacaacaagagcgtcaattctacatactgtgatttcagacgggtctgaaacaaacacaagatctaattgtcttcttaaggattttttttataaagattacttgctgtaacgataattctaaaaggccatccacaaaatcatgggcggataacggcatagcgacaaatgagtcaataggaggagaccaagaaatatcaggtaggttaaagtaacctaaaacaatcaaaaggtctctattagaaagaagggataacacagattttattgtagacagatggtgctcataaattactaggtcagagccaggtggaatataagaacatgtaacaaaaacagataacgattgcaaagaaacttttacacttagaaattcaatttcattgggtatatgaatgaggATTCTTCCAGATGTTAGGACACCGCCCCCCCCTaagtgagtggcgatcggtcctataagtattaaagttattacacagaacttcagagtcggatatccctggtttcagccaagtttccgtaaaagctaaaatatatatataaaatggtTTCTGTAAATGcggaggagtcagcataaagcttgggtagcttcatatttaatcccctaacattttgatacgccaacattaaactttttagctttttgacacagtggagggcctgttatttgttctcggcttatttgggacaaattctttaattactaaaccatcattaagccaaaagctttcagaaagtaaaacattaaaaatgtcaggcggagcaaatattttaaaagaagatatcctacgagcatatggaaatcaaaattgttcaactgcaatatcttcggatgggaatttttcacctATAagttccagaacatcctcagatgtggtatctggggtgaatctagaaacaaataattgcttcctttgtggaacaactgaaagtttcttacgctccccagcagcagtctgaacctcactaggctgagatccaagatcggtgcctacagtacctataggaacggtcggcaccgatttctttgacttagccagtacagaagcttttagtccggaaacatggacttcactcgagctagctgtatccatacgcacagttggttcgcttaaccctgtgtcgacaggaactgctgctaccaagttcggatttgtgttggattccatggtggtattaacggcagttaagctggcttttttgcgtttaggcgactctgttaataattttttattattaaactgggcacagacggtattgaacccctcattgagttgcctaaaagcacccgagatattcaacaggctcgagtctgcttcataaagccgctcatctcaaccaccatttccttgcaggaaccacatgaccacataagaccagagttaagatcaataaaatctttaactctgccggtgaatcctgcacatttgacgtgtatcatcgaatcgcagagccagcaaaaaataaaggggtctttcgttgaagacgcaagtgtgcagtttttcttggaacagacaagggccattataagacaaacaaatgaaataaaatatcaaaaatacctcaaagtaaatttggcactgggatcaaaaaaaaaaaatcacaaaacacaaatacaaaaaaaaaataagagcgcgaggtcccgaaaatttatcaaaacgtaaaagagcacgagagagagaaaaaaaattctatcaactgagcgtggcttgtgcgacactaacaactttcagtacgaacaaatacaaagtaaatcaagcaagagagagagagagttgcagaaaatagcaccgaaaaagtctactagaaattcagcgggtgcatagagagcaggttacagttataaaatagagcgagggagattaaGAGacagtaaaagagttttagcaagtttaggagcgcatgttacaaaaacaaagctatgggattaaacaaatctaatagaaatgttaaaataaatactagcacaattgttaggctaatctttgtaaataaatacacacagaacactcgcacaaaaatcactggaaaagacaaaaactcggagcacaaaagtaaacacagctgttaacaagcgacgctaaatcggtttgaataataatcaaagttatactaataacttaaggtttaatcaagcaaataattaaaacagaaataattataacataataagacaggataataaaataaataaaaaattaacttctTGTTCaattaaaacagaaaaacagaaaaaaaaaattgatattcattaaattagttttatcatatgataactattttcgatACGCGGTATACTTTTTATGCAATAGaagggctagactcagatttacttgtTGGCTACAACCCATTGAAAAAAATCGGAGCTGTAATTGATACATAAAAGGGGGTAATAAAGTATAATGGAAgggaggaaaaattaaattacgatagcggtaatattttaaaccaacattctttgacagaagaaaacaccattcttccgttaaaagaaatcataataaaaaatactttgatcaaaagcctCCGAATCTGAAGAGGGAAATCAAAGTGAATTTGGTTTGGGATACAAAAATCCTGAATGCGCCGTCGTAGAAGTATCCGACcaccaaaaaattaataatatacagaattcatcctcatatcaaagaaaagaaagaacattccaaaataaatatgcagattccttttaggactgacatacgcggtgaaataaataccgaaaatGATAGGGCTATTTATAGTAAGCAACACCCTTATGCTctatcagcttcagattttgtaaatcaGAAATCGCCAGAatgtttaaaaagaaattataaggccaagcagTAGCCCTTATAATTCTCCAGTATTAGTCGTACCAAAATAGGGCTTTAACGAAGATGGAACTTGGCACGGCCAGGCGGTACTCCATGATGAGACATTGGGCCAGAGACAGCTGGGAGCCGAGCTCCAGCTGGCGGAACGTAACCTTCATCGAGGTGGGCGACACCTTGCAGAGGGTCTCCAGCGTCTTCTTGGCCCACTCGCTGCCGTCATTCTGCAGGTTCTCCAGAATGCCCCACACCAGGTCCGCCGAGAAGTTCTTGTTGATCTGCTCCAGGACAGGCTGCAGCGAGAAGGGCTTTTAAGGCGTGGAATGGAACTTCTGCAGCAGCTCGGGTACATCATCTGCATCTGGGCAGTTGAGCAGCGCCGTCTCCAGATCGGGGATCTTGCT
Proteins encoded:
- the LOC122817991 gene encoding LOW QUALITY PROTEIN: 3-hydroxyisobutyryl-CoA hydrolase, mitochondrial-like (The sequence of the model RefSeq protein was modified relative to this genomic sequence to represent the inferred CDS: deleted 1 base in 1 codon; substituted 1 base at 1 genomic stop codon), which codes for MNVIGTNALIGNYKIPYIAIIGITMGGGVGLSVHGKYRVATDRTLFAMPETGIGLLPDVGGSYFLPRLPGKLGLYLRLTGYRLRGGDVFYSGIATHYCESSKIPDLETALLNCPDADDVPELLQKFHSTPXKPFSLQPVLEQINKNFSADLVWGILENLQNDGSEWAKKTLETLCKVSPTSMKVTFRQLELGSQLSLAQCLIMEYRLAVPSSIFVKALFWYD